The sequence CTGataaaacaattaatataaCTAGTAAGAGCACACAGTAGCGTAACGATGCTTAAAACTTTTGCTCTGTTGATAAATATTTGCCATTTTAAAATACGTACAGAATCACTCAATACGCAACTTGAACGATCCCATGAAGGATATTGGCTTCAACTTGATCTGAAAAAGTCGTACTTTTATGGACCACCAACCGGCGTCATCATAATTAaacaatttgaaatttttgcaTACGAAGAATCAATTGGAGTTGGTTTGGAGCAATTTGTATTAGCTTTCAGTTTGATGACTTCTAGCTGTCCCGCACCACATTTCGTTATGTTGGACACCCTTTGGACCTTGTTCGCGTCACAATTCTTTGAATATTcgtaatttaatttgagatcTTATATGTAAGCTTTTGATACTAGTTATGACTCAGCTTGCATGTCTATGTATAATATCATACATATGTTTTCAAAACCATATAATAGCTCAAAATAGCCAAATTCCATAACGCACTTGCTACTCATTATTCCTTAAGGGGTATAGATTGGATTGGTGTAGTACAATCACCTTGCCATCTTGCAAAGTATTTTGGGTTTTTATTAATTCCTTTTGTTGATTTCTAGATATGACAATGAGCAATAATTGAATAAacagaaaaagggaaaaaaaataaaacagtaGATTTGCAgaataaagtaatttaaaaaatatatatccaaAAGTACGCTTGCTAATTGTGATAATTAGTGTATATttcatgatttctttttttatatatacatatatatagtaataaaTACACGGAAAATTTCATTGATTATTATCTATTCAAAGTCGATAAATAAGGAAAACCGAAGCTATCTCATTTTCAAATGtggtaaaattaattaaaatgtattcagttatttattctttaaaataacttaGTGGAcataataaatagttaaattcaTTATATAAGAGGGAAAATCTACAAGAACTTGTTAAAACATTAACTAGAATAATCTCAAAAGCCATGTTGACAGAATCAGAAAGAGTACAACGCATTGCTTCTGCAACTCAAGACACCATTCCTGAAGATTTCATTAGATCAGATCATGAACAGCCTGCACTAACCACTGTATATGGTGTTGACATTGGTGTACCAACCATCGACATTAGCGACCCAGATCAAGAAAAGGTGAACCGTTTGATAGTTGAGGCTAGCGAGGAGTGGGGAATGTTTCAAATAATCAACCATGGCATACCTGGTGACCTTATAAGCAAGTTACAAAGTGTCGGTAAGGAGTTTTTTGAGCTTCCgcaagaagagaaagaagttTATGCTAAAAAACCTGGTCGTAAGGAAGGATATGGAACAtttcttcaaaaagaaatggaGGGCAAGAAAGCTTGGGTCGACCATTTGTTTCATAAGATTTGGCCTCCTTCTGCAATTAACTATGAGTTTTGGCCTAAAATTCCTCCATCTTACAGGTTTaaggaattttgaataatgttttcctaatttaaactgtcagaaacatattttaaataagtcTTTTAactcttataatttttattggatATGAGGAATATAGCTCGAACAAGGATTGATGTTTTTTTCATGGCAGGGAGGTGACTGAGGAATATGCACAGCTTTTGCGTAAGATTGCAGACAGACTACATAAGACCTTGTCATTAGGGTTAGGGCTTGAAGAGAATGAAATAGATAAAGCATTGGGTGGGGAGAATCTGGAGTACCTTCTGAAAATAAACTACTACCCACCTTGTCCGCGACCAGATTTGGCCCTTGGAGTGGTGGCTCATACTGACATGAGCTCCCTCACCCTTCTTGTACCCAACGATGTCCAAGGCCTTCAGGCTTGTAGAGATGGAAAATGGTACAATGTCAAGTATATCTCTAATGGCCTTGTCATCCATATCGGTGACCAGCTTGAGGTATCTATGATCTCTCTCCATTGGTCATTTCATTCTAATATGTTATCGATTTCAAAAGAGATTATACGTAAGGAGGGTATACTTACGTATAAATCATTTCCAATTTCAAAGTAGAGGTAGCAAACATGGATGATTGTATTATCAGTTTGCTTGCCTTTTGACAGATTTTGAGCAACGGGAAGTACACAAGCGTGCTTCACAGGACTACATTAAACAAAGAGAAGACAAGAATGTCATGGCCAGTGTTCCTAGAGCCTCCATCGGAGTTGGAAGTAGGGCCTCACCCCAAGCTTGTAAATGCAGAGAACCCAGCCAAGTTCAAGACCAAAAAGTTTGGTGATTATAGTTACTGCAAGCTCAACAAGATTCCCCAATAAATCGGGCAATTAGTATGATGATAAGCTCAAACTGGAGAAGGATTTAGCGGTAAAGGATCTAAAGTTGAGATCTCCAAAATCTTTCTCATAATTGTTTTTGTAATTGTTAGTTGGTTTGATTCATTTAGTTACTTTCTTAAAGAAATTTCTTCATTGGATACTCGCcctttaaatatataaattacaagTTGTTTTGCTCGGCAAATTTGCATTCTTTAGGCATAAAGCCCACTGGGATCCAGAGCACTTTAGGCCGAAGAAATCAAATTGGAAAACTCTAATAATGATTTAACTTTCTAATTATCATTATAGTATGTctaattttctcaaattcgaACTTGAAATGAAATTTTCCAAGTCCGATCAAACAAACTGAATGAGTAAAAGAGATTTCTAAATATACTTAACTATATATACATGTAGTTAAGAACCTGTCGAGACTTTGACGAAGTAGCTAGCAGGCATTTTACAATGTCAGCATTCTGCAGAGAAGCTCTCCTCTGCATCAGAGCCACAATCCGGCATTAGTAAGCTGTTCTTCAGCAAGTACATGTCAAATTCTGCAGCATATGCAACCAAGAAGAGAACAGTAAAGGTCGATAAAGCCTGCTACTCGTATCCCCTTGTCCAAACAGGTACAGAGTATATCAGGACACCCAAGCCAAATGACATGAGTATTGTTGCAAGAGCATATGCATAAGCTCTCCaatttttattgctttcttccATGGCATTGTACTCAGCAATGAAAGTTGAAACAGTACTCAGGCAACCTAAAAATCCAAACTGAATGCCCGTTGAAATGGTATTGCATGTCTTGGTATCCACCTGCATCACCCAGAACTCGACTCATGAAAATTCCATTAATGAAAGATATTGGTGGAATGCACACTATGATGCAGACTTTAACTTCATACTTCTAGATAtctttaaaagttaaaaatgtGGCAGCACTATAGAGGTGAACTTCAAACTTGTGTTTATTTGCATTAAGATACATCGACACAAATGCCAGATTTAGTGCTTCCATGGTAACAATAGCAATGCTTCTCATCtcttaaatctaattcttACAGGATTGATTGACAAGATTTAGAACTTACTGCTTTCTTCAAGGTAGCAAGCGCTGCCATGATAGAAGCTGCAGAAACATTGGCAATTAGAGTCCCAAAAGGAACCCATTTCAGATATCCTGCTTTTCCTAGTCCACGTCCATTGAGCCGTGCCAAGAACCACCTGATCCACACCCCTGGGGCTGCAACTAAGCAAGCCAGCCATAACTGGGCCCCACTGCTGCCACTGTTGAACTCCTTCTTCAGCATTGTTCCACTCACACTCCATAAAATGCCTAGCATAAGCACCAAAGCTGCCATTACTGCCAAATGACGCTTGCAGCTGTCCACCCTCCAGTTGCTTCTAGTTTTAGTTTCAGTTTTGTTTGATCTTTGGAGAAGTGACTTAAAACACTTAGCTGTCCCAATGCCAAATTTGATGGAATAGGCTGCAAGGAATAGGCCTACAAATACACAATTGGATCGAGCTCAGTTTGCTTTATCATGGTTTGGCAATctgttaaaatttgaatagggACAGGCATTAAAGCAGCAAACTAAGTTTCATGCTGCAGTCACCAAAACGCATAAATGTTCTTGTGAAGGACCATATTACCTATGAGAAAGCCAACCACAGCAAACACCCAGTGGCCTTCGACGATGAGATCAAGCATTTTTTGATTCCATCCACTGAAGGTTGTGAGACTTCCCAAGTAACCAGTTGTTAATCCAATGGCTAGATAATCAGAGATACTAGCTATATCACCTTTGAAGACAACACCCCACCATCCCATCAAGAAAGATCCAAcctaaagaataaatattaaatttacattAGAGATACTACTTTTATTACTAGTAATATTTGGAGAAGAATTCCTGATCGGAAATgacaacaaaaagaattaatttcatCTTGAAGCAGCAAGCCCTACAAGCATCTATGCGACATTCTAATTTCTCAACGATGTGCTATTTGCAGGACACCTTGGATTTAACAATGGCCATTCTTGTATGCACACTTGAATATATTTTCACCTAATTAGAATGTGAGGGAGCCAAGTATCAGTTACCACTTACCTCGTGCTCATACTCTATCTTACAAATGCAATAGAGTTTCCACTCAGGTATAGCAAGGTTTCAAACATCTGAAAAAGTTAAAGATCTTCTTTTCTTGGTATGTTTTGTTATGGTGGTGGGGCTGTGAAATTTTGGGGGAAGAAGTTTGGAAAGAGAAATCCCCAATCCTTACATGAGAACAAATTCATAGTTCCATGTTAGATCTTCATAAAGCAATCCTTATGCAACTTTTGTTGAATAATATGCAGCAAGACAACTCAGAATTGGAGATGCAACAATTTATGGTAATCAAAGTTCCAATAAAAGAAGAACTTCATAACAACTCTATTTTTCCTACCATAACCAGTTAGATTCAATTTCACTTCCTCATACAATAACTGAAATGACAGCTTTTTATAACTAAGTATTCCAAGTACGGATGCACAAATGTATATACCAATAAATTTTATCCGTATCTTATTTCCGGACTGTTCATTGTTAAAGCAATCAAAACCTCATAATATCCTAAGAAAACACAAATAACCATTACAAGGAAAAGGCATCTTCATTTAAAACAGTCATCATGGACATCTGTTCTAAAAAATAAGGAATCTGGCTAATCTGAATAAAGCAATTTGGATAACACCATAACTGAACATATCAACAGTGTCAGATATGAAGACAAGAGAATGCATGTGTGGGGGTGCACATGGCAGTatttgagagagagagtgtgtgtgagagagagagggagagagggagagagaccATGTTGGAAGGAAGGTCGAGGTATAAAGGGTAATGGTCACTTGTCACACCAGCAACACTAGGGCCGAAAAGTTTCTGTAATACATATCTTGTTAAAACCTGCACTGCATACACATTGAACATTAGTATTTCATAGATCAATTTATAGCAAAATTGAGGGCATCCTCTCccttaattaaattcatatagaaaaacaatgaaataaggaaaagagagaaaaggagaTTTTGTTTGTCCCACAAAAGTTCTATGGCCTTCTCATGTACAACAATATGGGGATATCAATCACAATaaataggaaaaaagaaaagaatgcaattgacataataaataatttgagatgagGATAATTTCCTGAGGACAATTTTACTTTATAGGTTATAGTGCAAaatttaactctttttttcttctttttcccgATAACCCAAATCAAAGGAAATGGCATTCTACATGTAATGCTATGAATTATGCCATTCAATTCCCAGGAGGAAACCCAACAAGCTGTAatgaatttcaaatatatactaTGCATATATAACTCAACATCCACACCAACCTAAATTTCAAGTTGAGGGCAAACTTATTACATGAACAGATCTTGAGACTTCAAGTATTATACAAACTAAACTAGGAGAAAACAAGAGATTTTAAACTGAACTTATAATCCAGACATCATACATTAATTGTTCCTTGGTACTGACAGAGgatgtaataaaatattactttctCGACCCCTAAAATGATTAAGCAAGTTCCTTGCTTTATCCAAGCTTTATCACTTTCCTAAGACTGCAATAATGCCCTTGCAGGATTAAGCATATTCCCCCAAACACACCTTCTCTAGTGAGTAGTAATACCAATTATTTCATCATTGGAAATTCATATCAATGAAATCAGAACCCAAAAGTTAGTGGGACATGTACCAAGTATTTAATATTGGGACTTGCTTTCCCAGAAAAGAATGATATTTTGTCTTAGGACATTTGTCAATTTCACTATACACCACTTGACAAGATATGAATCGATATTACATTGACGGGAGAGAAGAAATTTTGGCCAAAACAGACAAGGAGGATAACAAATGTAAACTCTAGAGAGCAGCTGATTATTTGGAATAACTAAACAAACTTCTGCAGTTATATTTACAGCcatttaatcaataattcaaaaataagtTCCTTTTAGTGCACCTTTACACATTTTTCATGCCCTCTGTAATTACCAATGACCTACTGGCATATACTTCATAACTAAAATCCttcaaaaaagataaaaaacagaaaataaaaagctaaAGAGCCTACATATTTGTATATTAACCATTCACTGTGCAAATCAAAAAGCTTTAGAAAGTGAAAATGTAAATTCATGATATTACcccaagaattccaaaaacAGATAGATAAACAAGACATGATATATACTCCATTATTGGCGGCAACACCATGGCAGCCTCTTTGTCCTGCATAGAGAAGCAAAACAATAATTGAGCTACTTGTATAATCTGAACATACAAGTCATATTTGTTTGATTGATATGATGCCATAAACAAAACTATTAAATTGAAGTTCGTATCTATAAGGTCATAAGTAAAGATTATAATCGCCAATAAACAAAATCAAGGTAAATGATTAATAGAAAGCTCACTTGTTGGTTATCCTTAGCGCACACTATTGCATCTGTGGAAAGAGGAGATATGATTTCTTCTGGCAATGGTGACACTGGGGATGCATTAAAAGCTGCAGAACTATGAGACCTGAATCCATGTGATTGCAAAAAATTGTTCTCCTGAATGGGAAATACCACTCCATTCTCTAATGCACCACTATCAATAGACACCCGGATGCTGCCACTGTCACTGTGTCTGCTGCTATTAAGAGCCCTATCCCCAATATCACCTGCCTCTGAAACATTTTCGCTTTCAGCATCATCACCTATTTGAAAGGGAACAGTGCGTGACAAACTTAAGGAACGCCTCCTTAGAGAAGAGCCCATACTACTTGTCCTACCAAACGATTCAGTCCGGTTGAACACAGACTCATTGATCCTATGCTCCATGACCCTGAGCCAGATTGCAAGTTTTCATTCACTGCGAAATATTCACAGAGGTAGAAGTGACAAGAATATGATGCAaatgatgatgaagatgacAATCTCATTTTCTTGCAATTTTGATAGCTCAAATAAAAAGTCAAATTTTTGTTGtaattgcttcttttttttgcttttattacATAGAATTAAGTTCAAATATTTACCATGTTTTTGACATTTGCTTGATAGAACAAtcataattcataaaaattaatttgtggCAAGCAAAAGgcagaaataaaaaatgacaagGGCAATGGTGCCTAAATTAATCTTTCATGAAGGTGTAAACATATAATTGAGTTTGACCCCTGATCACTAACTTCCAAATAGACACAGAGGTCCTGACCACATGagcttcaataattaaatggATTATACTAGTATCCACACATGATACCACAAAATTAAAAGTCACAAGTTTTGTCTCAACTACAGgacaggaaaaaaaaaaagtatataaaaactTGGAGCTGAATAATTTAATAGGTTATGTAAGCATCAAAATCTTCTTCCCACAGAAAAGCTGATAACACAACTACTATTGTCCTGTAGTTTTGAACAATCTTCCAGACAAACCAAGTCGATCCCATATATTAAAcactaattagaaaatatttctaaacCTTAAACAGTGAAAATTAGGcaatttaattgtattttctttaagtCCCAGCTGACAATAAAGCAcaagaagtttaattttcTACAGATGTGTCCCCCACTAGTAAAgggaaatttaaatataaaaaaatgacacAAAACAAACCCCACTTGTTAATTCTGATTGGATTGGAAGTAAGCCTAAAAAGTAAAATCCCTAATTCGTCTTCAAGAAACAAACTTTTGTGAAGAAATTGTCTAAAAAAGCCAAATCTTTTTCACATTAAAGTGGTTAAccactaaaaaagaaaaagtgcaGGAACCCAATTGGTCAAAGAagctaaacaaataaaataagcaGCTAAAAGGGCATGTAAAATGAAATTacaaagataaataaagatgatgCAAATAACAAGCAACCATCAACAGTTTCAATCATAGTAAGGAAGCCATAATTGaccaaatgaataaaagaaaaggaaactcACCTGGATTGGAAGTTAGAAAAGAATCCAGTGCAAGCTTTTAACAGTTTCGAATTTAAAGAAAAGCTAGACAGATTTTAAAATGACCAAAGTAGCATCAAAAGACACTTTTCCCAATGAAAGGGCGGAAGATGGCAAGGCTCTGATTAGAGAGGGGAAGACAACACACAGAGAGAGAATGTAAGAATCTAGCAGTTGAAAATGGCGGTTGTGGCGGAAGGTCGCAACAGAAATTTGGAGATCAACCCAAATACCTTATGGCTGTGTGTTGGCTCTCTGGCTGGCACTCATAGTCTGACTTTCACATgcttattcatttattaattagttttacaattgaaacaataaaaaaaaaaaggttttcttttttcttttcctcctgCACAATACTAATAGAGACTGTCATTAAACTGGAATACGAAATTACAAATTGCCTCTGAAAAACTGTACAATTGCATACTGGCGTGTGAAGGTGCAAccttttttcaatttagagATATTATGTCTTCACGTTCAATACTCACAGCAGATTAGCAACCAACTGGGTGGGCAGGACAGAGAGGATCAAAATCTGGAGCGAGGTAAATGATTATTACCTTGTTATTGGCCAGAGAAGGCAAATGGTGTCTGATTCAATTAGTAAAAAacgaataaaagaaaaaacaaaagtgaCGACGTGAATGAACGGAGGTTAGAACTGAGAAAGAAGGCAACGCAATTTCACGACCATCTAAGTTGCTGTCAGGGCGGGTCAAGAATATTTGTGACCGCAAATATTTACGCCTTAAAGCCGGCCATGGTCACTGTCTCAACTCTCAAACCAATCCATCTCTGCCAATGTAGTAGTGAATGAGTGGCTTCAGGTCGATTCTTCATATTAAGCCACACGACTCCTACCCAAAATTTATGGTCTGGTTATTcccaattaaaaataaataaaagcaaaaaactTTAGAATACGAACAACTTCATGATCATTAATCTCTTACCCCAATCTATATCTGCCCTCTCTGTCTCTGTAAAACCCGGTAAAATTGTAACACTAAAATCATTTTTAGGTATAAAAAGATTGCATCTTGCATGTGATGCCATATCATCGCTCAAAGtgaattttagtattaatggTGGATGCATTTCACTCCGCTAGTGATGATATTTCTGTTTCATCAcagaataagaaaagaaaagattgaaACACAAAAGTCTATGCACATGGGGATAATTACaaattgttatattatataaaaaataactactaaattcaaaataaagataaataaaagtcattatcttttttttttctaattttttttaagatgagaaatattataaatataagataaagatcaaatctatttttctttctctttttcgagaaaaaaacttatttattttactttttccaAACAAAGGTTAATTTCCTGCTCATTGGATATCGGATAAAGGGCTAAAAACGATATTTGATACAGATCGGTCAAACCTTCTTACGGATAAACCATCAACTAAATATCAACCGTAGAATTTCAATCCAAACCCATTACTACCGTCCGATCTCCGCACATGTGGTCCCTCAATCTAACgaactagaaaaaaaaaaaaagagaacgAAAATGAAAACGATAAAGAAAAACctcaaatgaaaaaaaaaaaggtctGACAAACACACACATACACAACACTCGTAAACAACAATACACAACACAGCCACTGAGCGAAACGGACTTCTAGATTCTTCTAGAAGCTTTGGACGATGGCGGAGAACAAGAGATCCATAGGCACCGTCAAGTGGTTCAGTGCACAAAAAGGTTTCGGTTTCATAGCTCCCGATGACGGCGGCGAGGATCTGTTCGTTCACCAAACCTCCATTCAATCCGACGGCTTTAGAACACTTTCCGAAGGCCAACCCGTCGAGTTCTCCGTTGATTTTGGTGAAGACGGACGTACCAAGGCCGTTGATGTCATTCCTAGATCTCGCCGCGGCGGTCGCGGCGGATTCGGCAGAGGATTCTACGGTGGTAGGGggagaggaggaggaggaggataTAGTGGTGGTGGTCGCGGTGACGGTGGTGTTTATGTTAGAAGAGGCAGGGGTGGCCGATCAGGAGGCGGCGGTGCTGGCGGGAGCGCGTGTTATAATTGTGGGCGATATGGTCATTTAGCGAGAGATTGTTATCAAGGTGGTGGCGGTGGAAGTAGGAGGTTTGGTGGGGGTGGTGGCAGCGGCGCGTGTTATAATTGCGGAGAGGAAGGGCATTTTGCGCGAGATTGCGCTAATATTGATCGAAACTGAGAGAATATGGATTAGTTCCGGTTTATTTCTCCAAGTGATGATAATTCTCTCTGTTAgtcaaattaaattctttatgGATGGATTGTTGCATTTTCGAGGTTTCAATGATTGTTCCTTTCAAGAGATGGAAGTAGCAGATTACTTCCCTCGTTCGttggggttttttttttttttgggtaaTTTTGGTAATGTTGGTATTTGTTTGCttttttaaagtataatttattgccctttctttttccttctctcCCTctgttattttttgttttaacaaaaattgatcccatttacacgttttatatgaaattagtgatttatttattacatccTATTCTGCAATTATGAGAATTTTTACTTTGCTCTGCTCTATATGCTGCTATGCTAAATTATGAACACCCATTGATTGTCCATGTAAACTTCTGTGTTTGATTAGGTAAGTTTTTGTTTGAAAGTTAAAAGGGATATGCAAAATTTGGACACATAAATAGTATAGTTGTCAATTTGAAAGCGATAGCGAGCtggttttattattttccttctttatgtgcataatttcttttttgtcttttgtatCGTTATCTCACtgctttaataaattttgtgaCGTTCATTATTAGTGACAAACATTCACATAAATGAAGTTTATCTGTTTatgtatgaaaaaatatgaacCAAGTCATACCCATGTTGTATGGCCATTGTTCTCACAAGTCTAATCCAGGATTTGATATTCTATGAAAGGTTGAAATTGGATAGGATTGAAATCACCTCTAGGCTATGGTCATCCACTCCCTGAAGATTCTTAGTGTGTGATCTTATCTTGGTCCTTTTGGGGGTTCCAGTATACAATTAACTTTCGTGGTCCATACACTGTATCCTTAATTTCCTTATATTGTGACGAAAATCTAGCACTGATTATTGGAAAAAAGATGAAATGTTGATTGCCCCTAAGAAATGGCCTAGGACCATTTACACTGTGAGGGATACTTGTATGGCTTCTTCGGACTTTTTTCTTTAGaggaatatttattttcttattgtaaGACTTTGAAACATTGATAAATGCAAACAGAAAATGATGATATGCAGAATTATGGTTGCATGTAGCTGCTGAAAGATAATCATACATTCTTCTACATCTGTTAGAGGATGTTAGGTTGTAGGAAGACTTGACATTTTGACATTAACCTGATCTCTGACATCAAAGGCAATCATACAAGCTTGTGCTATTACATTCATATGGGAACCATACTTATTACTGTAGGAAAGCATAATATCTTGAATTCTCACTCACTCATCATTTCATCATTGAATGTGTCCTCAATGCTTTAGAATTTACTGCAGAAGCTTTTATCTTCTTCCTTTGTTTACTTTCCTTGTGATTTGGCTGAAAGTGAGTGTCATATGTGATATGTTTTCAGTAGTTCCAGTTTCTCAATACCATGACGGTGCTGGCCACATCACTTTATTGTTGTTTGCCTTCCTAATGAAAAGATGTGATGCTAACTTAGTTTCTTTGTCAACCAACTGTTACTTTGTTCCAAAAATGTGTTTCTATGAAATTTAGAAAGTAAGAGATTCCCTTCATGAATTAGCATTGTAAAGAGTAACTTCTTGCAAGTTCCAGTTTGATTGTCTTCTTCTGTTTTTTGCAGCTAGCCTTATGGTTTTGGTGCATTCTAAATGTGGCCAAGAGGTCATTAGGGACTAGTCTTTATTTCTCATAAGAGATTGGCTCACTCTTCATTGCCTGGCTGAagtttgagttattttttctaagCTGTCTGAATTATGCTGTCAACAACTGGTTGATATGTCTGAGCAGAATAGGTTGACATTATTGATATGATGACTTTACATGTGGACTTGTTGGAATTAATATGCTCGTGCATTGAATAGGCATAGCCATTGCTCAGTCAAGTCTCCATATTGGAAAGTTATAATGAACAAAACTATGCACTTCgtgctctttctttctctcactctccccaaagaaaaaaaaagaatcactTATGTTAATAATCTGCAAGCATTTAGTTTGGTCTATTTATCTAGCTCTCGGAGCTTTGATGAGAATTTAGAAATCAGGGTTTTGCTTTACATCAAAACTCATACTTTTTGATGCTTTTAATAGGGAACTGATGGTATCAATTTGACTATTcagtgtaattttataatttatgaacaAGTTCtcttaaaatgatttttgCTCTTTCCCTTTCCTCATATGTATTTTGATTTACGGGATGAACAAGTGGAAGCTATTgaagtttattcatctttatgtATAGTCACACTTTTATCTTCAGCAAAGGGACCCCCAATGTCAAGTATGTTATTACCTTTTATTATGGAGTATTGATTATAATCCTGATCTAGATGCTCTCTTATGTATTCTTTGGAGCTTTTACTCTACTTATACTGTTGTCCTCAAGATTTTACTGCACTAATTCTTTGTAGGGAGGAAAATTGCTGGTAAAGTTTCGAT is a genomic window of Ricinus communis isolate WT05 ecotype wild-type chromosome 2, ASM1957865v1, whole genome shotgun sequence containing:
- the LOC8274085 gene encoding flavonol synthase/flavanone 3-hydroxylase gives rise to the protein MLTESERVQRIASATQDTIPEDFIRSDHEQPALTTVYGVDIGVPTIDISDPDQEKVNRLIVEASEEWGMFQIINHGIPGDLISKLQSVGKEFFELPQEEKEVYAKKPGRKEGYGTFLQKEMEGKKAWVDHLFHKIWPPSAINYEFWPKIPPSYREVTEEYAQLLRKIADRLHKTLSLGLGLEENEIDKALGGENLEYLLKINYYPPCPRPDLALGVVAHTDMSSLTLLVPNDVQGLQACRDGKWYNVKYISNGLVIHIGDQLEILSNGKYTSVLHRTTLNKEKTRMSWPVFLEPPSELEVGPHPKLVNAENPAKFKTKKFGDYSYCKLNKIPQ
- the LOC8274084 gene encoding fluoride export protein 1 isoform X1 → MNYDCSIKQMSKTWVMEHRINESVFNRTESFGRTSSMGSSLRRRSLSLSRTVPFQIGDDAESENVSEAGDIGDRALNSSRHSDSGSIRVSIDSGALENGVVFPIQENNFLQSHGFRSHSSAAFNASPVSPLPEEIISPLSTDAIVCAKDNQQDKEAAMVLPPIMEYISCLVYLSVFGILGVLTRYVLQKLFGPSVAGVTSDHYPLYLDLPSNMVGSFLMGWWGVVFKGDIASISDYLAIGLTTGYLGSLTTFSGWNQKMLDLIVEGHWVFAVVGFLIGLFLAAYSIKFGIGTAKCFKSLLQRSNKTETKTRSNWRVDSCKRHLAVMAALVLMLGILWSVSGTMLKKEFNSGSSGAQLWLACLVAAPGVWIRWFLARLNGRGLGKAGYLKWVPFGTLIANVSAASIMAALATLKKAVDTKTCNTISTGIQFGFLGCLSTVSTFIAEYNAMEESNKNWRAYAYALATILMSFGLGVLIYSVPVWTRGYE
- the LOC8274084 gene encoding fluoride export protein 1 isoform X2 is translated as MEHRINESVFNRTESFGRTSSMGSSLRRRSLSLSRTVPFQIGDDAESENVSEAGDIGDRALNSSRHSDSGSIRVSIDSGALENGVVFPIQENNFLQSHGFRSHSSAAFNASPVSPLPEEIISPLSTDAIVCAKDNQQDKEAAMVLPPIMEYISCLVYLSVFGILGVLTRYVLQKLFGPSVAGVTSDHYPLYLDLPSNMVGSFLMGWWGVVFKGDIASISDYLAIGLTTGYLGSLTTFSGWNQKMLDLIVEGHWVFAVVGFLIGLFLAAYSIKFGIGTAKCFKSLLQRSNKTETKTRSNWRVDSCKRHLAVMAALVLMLGILWSVSGTMLKKEFNSGSSGAQLWLACLVAAPGVWIRWFLARLNGRGLGKAGYLKWVPFGTLIANVSAASIMAALATLKKAVDTKTCNTISTGIQFGFLGCLSTVSTFIAEYNAMEESNKNWRAYAYALATILMSFGLGVLIYSVPVWTRGYE
- the LOC8274083 gene encoding glycine-rich protein 2; translation: MAENKRSIGTVKWFSAQKGFGFIAPDDGGEDLFVHQTSIQSDGFRTLSEGQPVEFSVDFGEDGRTKAVDVIPRSRRGGRGGFGRGFYGGRGRGGGGGYSGGGRGDGGVYVRRGRGGRSGGGGAGGSACYNCGRYGHLARDCYQGGGGGSRRFGGGGGSGACYNCGEEGHFARDCANIDRN